A genomic window from Clostridium aceticum includes:
- a CDS encoding RyR domain-containing protein, whose protein sequence is MKNKNIKIVVTGDICINSLQWITDPQNNEGFNWQTHLNVHNILKPGESLLLSELVGLSTDACILAPKIQDMELNVSGEFLRSTAELSLFPKYGDGRHKEKVYRVKHFLGFTGPSSGVPKFLPIVNDDENAAMVIIDDENNGFNLNAEFWPSAIQSPEKSPIILYKTNNTSGSSKLWRHLETNHIENTIVVINSDDLRSKGVNISKSLSWEKTAQNFLWQINNSPNLAFLANCHHLIVPFGLEGAIYYRNDGVKESRLYFLPDEFEGGFVKENQGKMYGLTSCFVAGLAQSIVADNVNKASLSVSINDGIRQGIVAAHKYFIKGFGENLEESPFPHASIFIENENHFIYKEHVQDVKIPCSSSINCSSCWYILKDKSSANLAEIAYDIVKNGEGRVAKFIPIAQFGNLKTVDRMEIESYRSIKNLMWEYISSKNTVRPLSIAIFGTPGSGKSFGVTEIAASIAPKLIKKLDFNLSQFRSPSDLINAFHRVRDYSLQGRIPLVFFDEFDSSFEGKLGWLKYFLAPMQDGVFREGEATHPIGKAILVFAGGTASTFKEFWGKNIPDENQQKQFLLEFKNAKGPDFVSRLRGYVNILGVNQTNDAPDQLFIIRRAMLLRSFLQRKVPHLINDKGEAQIDNGVLRALLKVPRYKHESRSMEAILEMSMLTEAKKWEQSHLPSREQLKLHVDEEQFIRHMMHDSFYSERIENLAIAAHEKYISLYADNQEIDPCFVQPWQYLSEYLKDCSRDQAKHIPDALLKINYDVVSVKEKPPVKEFTDSELKILAAYEHTRWSLHRKEAGWKYGAVKDHKKKTEPALVSWDVLPEEKKMKLYQIVKIWPEILANANFAIEQLTFSRNCEALG, encoded by the coding sequence ATGAAAAATAAAAATATAAAAATCGTTGTAACCGGTGATATTTGTATCAATTCTCTTCAATGGATCACCGATCCTCAAAATAATGAAGGCTTTAATTGGCAGACCCATTTAAATGTGCACAATATTTTAAAGCCTGGAGAATCTTTGCTTCTTTCAGAACTTGTGGGGTTATCTACTGATGCTTGTATTCTTGCACCTAAAATTCAGGATATGGAATTAAATGTTTCAGGAGAGTTTCTGCGTTCTACAGCAGAGCTTAGTCTTTTTCCAAAGTATGGTGATGGAAGACATAAAGAAAAGGTATATCGTGTGAAGCATTTTCTTGGCTTTACAGGTCCCTCGTCTGGTGTCCCAAAATTTCTTCCTATCGTCAATGATGATGAAAATGCTGCTATGGTTATCATAGATGATGAAAATAATGGCTTTAATCTAAATGCTGAGTTTTGGCCTTCAGCCATACAATCTCCTGAAAAATCACCGATTATTTTGTATAAAACCAATAATACTAGCGGTTCTAGTAAACTTTGGAGACATTTAGAAACAAATCATATTGAAAATACAATCGTAGTAATCAACAGCGATGATTTACGTTCAAAGGGGGTTAATATCAGCAAAAGCCTTTCATGGGAAAAAACCGCTCAAAACTTTTTGTGGCAAATTAATAATAGTCCCAACCTTGCCTTTCTTGCAAACTGTCACCATCTTATTGTGCCCTTTGGCCTTGAAGGTGCTATCTATTATAGAAATGACGGGGTAAAAGAATCTCGTTTATACTTCCTGCCGGATGAGTTTGAAGGAGGCTTTGTTAAAGAAAATCAGGGCAAGATGTATGGACTTACTTCTTGCTTTGTTGCTGGATTAGCACAAAGCATTGTTGCTGACAATGTGAATAAGGCATCTCTATCTGTATCTATTAATGATGGTATACGTCAAGGTATTGTTGCCGCTCACAAGTATTTTATTAAAGGCTTTGGTGAAAATCTTGAAGAGTCCCCCTTCCCTCATGCTTCAATTTTTATAGAAAACGAAAATCATTTTATTTACAAAGAACATGTACAGGATGTGAAAATACCCTGTTCCTCCAGCATCAATTGTTCCTCCTGTTGGTATATCCTTAAGGATAAAAGTTCTGCTAATTTAGCAGAAATTGCTTATGATATTGTTAAAAATGGGGAGGGAAGAGTAGCTAAGTTTATTCCTATAGCACAGTTTGGAAACTTAAAAACTGTAGATAGAATGGAAATTGAAAGCTATCGATCCATCAAGAATCTTATGTGGGAGTATATCTCCAGTAAAAATACTGTTCGTCCCCTTTCTATTGCTATATTTGGAACACCTGGTTCGGGAAAATCCTTTGGCGTAACTGAAATAGCAGCTAGCATTGCACCAAAGTTAATAAAGAAACTGGACTTTAACTTGTCTCAATTTCGTTCTCCATCAGACTTAATAAATGCTTTTCATCGTGTAAGAGATTATTCACTGCAAGGTCGGATTCCTCTAGTGTTTTTTGATGAGTTTGATTCTAGTTTTGAAGGAAAACTGGGATGGTTAAAATATTTTTTAGCACCTATGCAGGATGGGGTTTTCAGAGAAGGAGAAGCCACTCATCCTATTGGGAAGGCCATCCTTGTGTTTGCTGGTGGGACAGCCAGTACCTTTAAGGAGTTTTGGGGGAAAAATATTCCTGATGAGAACCAGCAAAAACAATTTTTATTGGAATTCAAAAATGCTAAAGGACCTGATTTTGTAAGCCGCCTTAGAGGATATGTAAATATACTAGGTGTTAATCAAACAAATGACGCACCAGATCAATTATTCATTATTAGAAGAGCGATGCTGTTACGATCATTTTTACAGCGTAAAGTTCCTCATCTTATCAATGATAAAGGAGAAGCTCAGATTGATAACGGTGTGTTACGAGCATTACTTAAGGTTCCCAGATATAAACATGAATCAAGATCTATGGAGGCGATCTTGGAGATGAGTATGTTAACAGAAGCCAAGAAATGGGAGCAGTCTCATTTACCCTCCAGAGAACAGTTAAAACTTCATGTAGATGAAGAACAATTTATACGACACATGATGCACGATTCGTTTTATAGTGAAAGAATAGAAAATCTTGCAATAGCAGCCCATGAAAAATATATTTCCCTTTATGCTGACAATCAAGAAATTGATCCTTGTTTTGTTCAACCATGGCAATATTTAAGTGAGTATCTCAAAGACTGTAGCCGTGATCAAGCAAAACATATTCCTGACGCTTTATTGAAAATAAATTACGATGTTGTTTCTGTCAAAGAAAAACCTCCTGTAAAAGAATTTACAGATAGTGAATTGAAAATTTTAGCCGCCTACGAACATACCCGCTGGAGTTTACACAGAAAGGAAGCAGGTTGGAAATATGGTGCAGTGAAGGATCATAAGAAAAAAACAGAACCAGCCCTTGTATCATGGGATGTACTGCCTGAAGAAAAGAAAATGAAACTATATCAAATCGTTAAAATTTGGCCAGAAATCCTTGCAAATGCTAATTTTGCTATAGAACAACTGACCTTTTCCCGGAATTGTGAGGCCTTAGGTTAA
- a CDS encoding DUF2284 domain-containing protein gives MEGIQSKVDGFFPKNKEIPVESIQIKEELRKLCEKNQCGYYNKNWTCPPAVGSLEEGEKRVKKYTKFILVYDVYELKSSFDLKGMMAGAKDFSDRLLKLKKEIGNSTNFMMLGAGGCRLCEKCAYIDGEECKRPEDAIISCEAHGIDVMSLMKQHGLKYNNGVNTVTYIGGVLHS, from the coding sequence ATGGAAGGGATACAGTCAAAGGTAGATGGCTTTTTTCCTAAGAATAAGGAAATACCAGTAGAATCAATACAAATCAAAGAAGAGTTGAGAAAACTATGTGAAAAAAACCAATGTGGGTACTACAATAAAAACTGGACCTGTCCTCCGGCAGTAGGTTCTTTGGAGGAAGGAGAGAAACGGGTTAAAAAATATACCAAATTTATTCTTGTCTATGATGTCTATGAATTAAAAAGTAGTTTTGACTTGAAGGGTATGATGGCTGGTGCAAAAGACTTTAGTGATAGATTGTTAAAGCTTAAGAAGGAGATTGGCAATAGTACTAACTTTATGATGTTAGGGGCGGGAGGATGTAGACTCTGTGAGAAGTGTGCTTATATAGATGGGGAAGAGTGCAAAAGGCCAGAGGATGCTATCATTTCCTGTGAGGCCCATGGGATAGATGTCATGTCTCTGATGAAGCAACATGGACTGAAATATAATAATGGTGTAAATACTGTAACCTATATAGGGGGAGTACTTCACTCATAG
- a CDS encoding ABC transporter substrate-binding protein gives MKKTWKKAVLLLVAMALLVGCASSEGGNPTNTKEGDPVEITFYYPIAVGGALTSVIEKMAEDFMTENPDIKVSPVYTGSYAETMVKAQTAIQGNNAPELAVLSATELYTLLDMDAIISLDELIAQDGGREYIEDFYPAFLENSQTGGKTWSIPFQRSTIVLYYNKEAFREAGLDPEAPPKNWEELIAYAKKLTVKGNNGEAARWGLEIPSSGFPYWLFQGFALQNGKNLMSDDGKEVFFDTPENIEALQLWIDLAHKHGVMPKDIIEWATVPSNFIEEKSAMMYHTTGNLTNVKNNAGFEFGVAYMPAGKQYGSPTGGGNFYIFKDVPQEKQEAAWKFIKWVTEPERAAQWSIDTGYVAARASSYETAIMKDYVANFPQAAVARDQLEYASAELSTHNNGRVYKAINDHLQAAIVGDLTAAAALERAQKEAEGILAPFK, from the coding sequence ATGAAAAAGACATGGAAAAAAGCAGTTTTGCTATTGGTAGCGATGGCGCTGTTAGTAGGTTGTGCATCAAGTGAAGGCGGGAATCCAACCAACACCAAGGAAGGAGATCCTGTAGAGATTACCTTTTATTATCCAATTGCTGTAGGCGGGGCTCTTACAAGTGTTATTGAAAAAATGGCAGAAGACTTTATGACAGAAAATCCTGATATTAAGGTGAGTCCTGTCTACACAGGAAGCTACGCAGAGACAATGGTGAAGGCTCAAACAGCCATTCAAGGTAACAATGCTCCAGAACTAGCGGTATTATCAGCAACAGAACTATATACTTTATTGGATATGGATGCAATCATTTCTTTAGATGAATTAATTGCTCAGGATGGTGGCAGGGAATATATTGAGGACTTTTATCCTGCTTTTTTAGAAAACTCTCAAACTGGAGGAAAAACCTGGAGTATCCCCTTTCAGAGAAGTACCATTGTTCTTTACTATAATAAAGAAGCCTTTAGAGAAGCAGGTCTAGACCCTGAAGCACCACCTAAAAATTGGGAGGAATTAATAGCTTATGCTAAGAAGTTGACAGTAAAGGGAAACAATGGTGAAGCAGCAAGATGGGGGCTTGAAATTCCTAGCTCTGGTTTTCCTTATTGGTTATTTCAAGGCTTCGCTTTACAAAATGGCAAAAACTTAATGAGTGATGATGGCAAAGAGGTTTTCTTTGATACACCAGAAAATATAGAAGCACTTCAGTTATGGATAGATTTAGCCCATAAACATGGTGTAATGCCTAAAGATATTATAGAGTGGGCTACTGTACCCTCCAACTTTATTGAAGAAAAAAGTGCTATGATGTATCATACAACAGGAAATCTAACCAATGTTAAAAATAATGCAGGTTTTGAATTTGGTGTAGCCTATATGCCAGCAGGTAAACAATATGGTAGTCCTACTGGAGGTGGAAACTTCTACATCTTTAAAGATGTACCTCAAGAAAAACAAGAGGCGGCGTGGAAGTTTATAAAATGGGTAACAGAACCAGAAAGAGCAGCACAATGGAGTATTGATACAGGATATGTAGCAGCAAGAGCCTCTTCCTATGAGACAGCTATTATGAAGGATTACGTAGCTAACTTTCCTCAGGCTGCAGTAGCCAGAGACCAGCTAGAATATGCTTCTGCTGAATTATCTACCCATAATAATGGACGTGTATATAAAGCAATTAACGACCATCTCCAAGCCGCTATTGTAGGAGATTTAACAGCTGCTGCCGCATTAGAAAGAGCACAAAAAGAAGCAGAGGGAATTTTGGCTCCCTTTAAATAA
- a CDS encoding ABC transporter ATP-binding protein: MSAIKLENIYKRYSNDVIAVDNFNLQISEKEFIVLVGPSGCGKSTTLRMIAGLESISEGSLYIGDQKVNDQPPKERDIAMVFQNYALYPHMNVYDNMAFGLKLKKYNKEEIKRRVKQAAVILDIENYLHRKPKELSGGQRQRVALGRAIVREPRVFLMDEPLSNLDAKLRVQMRTEISKLHKKLETTFVYVTHDQVEAMTMADRIVIMKEGVVQQIGKPSEVYDYPANMFVGGFIGSPPMNFIEGKLEKNHLILGKQQLAISPVHLEKLKTYNDKKIILGIRPEDIHLMVNSSESKFYESVEALIEVKEFLGSQLHLHCSINAIPIIAAIDVKNSFSAGENEKVQLKFDMEKVHFFDIDTHKRIRG; encoded by the coding sequence TTGTCTGCTATTAAACTAGAAAATATTTATAAGCGTTACAGCAATGATGTAATTGCTGTTGATAATTTTAATCTACAGATCTCTGAAAAAGAATTCATCGTTTTGGTAGGCCCCTCTGGTTGTGGTAAGTCCACAACTTTGAGAATGATTGCTGGCTTAGAAAGTATCTCTGAAGGAAGTTTATATATAGGGGATCAAAAAGTAAATGACCAGCCTCCTAAGGAGAGGGATATCGCTATGGTATTTCAAAATTATGCCCTATATCCTCACATGAATGTATATGATAATATGGCCTTTGGTCTGAAGCTTAAAAAATATAACAAAGAAGAGATAAAGAGAAGGGTTAAACAAGCTGCTGTTATTTTAGATATAGAAAACTATCTTCATAGAAAACCTAAAGAATTATCAGGGGGACAGAGACAACGGGTGGCACTGGGGCGTGCTATAGTTAGGGAACCAAGGGTGTTTTTGATGGATGAACCTCTTTCTAATTTGGATGCTAAATTAAGGGTACAAATGCGTACTGAAATCAGTAAACTTCACAAAAAATTAGAAACAACATTTGTCTATGTTACCCATGATCAGGTGGAGGCTATGACAATGGCAGATAGAATTGTCATTATGAAGGAGGGGGTTGTACAGCAGATCGGTAAACCAAGTGAAGTATATGATTATCCAGCAAATATGTTTGTCGGAGGATTTATTGGTTCTCCTCCTATGAACTTTATAGAAGGAAAATTAGAAAAGAATCACTTGATACTTGGAAAACAGCAACTAGCTATTAGTCCAGTCCATCTAGAAAAACTAAAGACCTATAATGATAAAAAAATTATCTTGGGCATTAGACCGGAAGATATTCACCTTATGGTAAATTCCAGTGAGAGTAAATTTTATGAAAGTGTAGAGGCATTAATTGAGGTGAAGGAATTTTTAGGTTCTCAGCTCCATCTTCACTGCAGCATTAATGCTATCCCTATCATAGCAGCAATTGACGTGAAAAATAGCTTTTCTGCTGGAGAAAACGAAAAAGTTCAACTGAAGTTTGATATGGAAAAGGTTCACTTTTTTGATATAGATACCCACAAGAGGATAAGAGGATAA
- a CDS encoding carbohydrate ABC transporter permease, which translates to MNFAIYFLALVWVIPLLWMVVTAFQPKHLATTLDFHIAFTLDNFIGAWGAAPFLQYYVNTFIIVFGILGIQIVTATLAAYAFARLEFIGKDIVFMLVLIQLMIPTDILIFPNYRVLAGLSLLDTKLGIMLPYFATAFGIFLLRQTFKSIPYELEEAAKLDGCNLLQRIWHIYVPLAKPTYIAFGLVSVSHHWNNFLWPLIVTNSVENRPLTVGLAIFAQSFETGAQWAEVTAATFLVIFPLLLAFFVFQRQFISSFMQSGIK; encoded by the coding sequence ATGAATTTTGCTATATATTTTTTAGCTTTGGTATGGGTGATACCACTGTTGTGGATGGTTGTCACTGCCTTTCAACCAAAGCACTTAGCTACTACTTTGGACTTTCACATAGCTTTTACATTAGACAACTTTATCGGTGCGTGGGGGGCGGCTCCTTTCCTTCAGTATTATGTGAATACCTTTATCATCGTATTTGGAATTTTAGGGATACAGATAGTGACGGCTACCTTAGCGGCCTATGCCTTTGCTAGACTAGAATTTATAGGTAAAGATATTGTATTTATGTTGGTTTTGATTCAGCTAATGATTCCTACAGATATATTAATTTTTCCAAACTATCGAGTGTTAGCAGGACTTTCTTTGTTGGATACGAAGCTAGGGATTATGCTTCCTTACTTTGCAACAGCCTTCGGTATTTTTCTACTGAGACAAACCTTTAAAAGTATACCTTATGAATTAGAAGAAGCAGCAAAACTAGATGGATGCAACCTATTACAAAGGATTTGGCACATTTACGTGCCCTTAGCAAAACCGACTTATATTGCTTTTGGATTAGTCTCCGTCAGCCATCACTGGAATAATTTTTTATGGCCTCTTATCGTAACCAATTCTGTAGAAAACAGGCCATTAACTGTAGGTTTAGCTATCTTTGCTCAATCTTTTGAAACCGGTGCACAATGGGCGGAGGTAACCGCCGCTACCTTCTTGGTAATTTTTCCACTACTTTTAGCCTTCTTTGTTTTCCAGAGACAGTTTATTAGTAGCTTTATGCAGTCAGGAATTAAATAA
- the tnpA gene encoding IS200/IS605 family transposase codes for MGQDYRRTQTTVSLINYHFVFCPRYRRKVLVGEVEIKFKQLLNEICKDIEIEILAIECDKDHCHLFVNALPHLSPADIMAKVKGVTSRLLRQEFKHLRHLPSLWTRSYFVSTAGNVSSETIKRYVEEQKTRG; via the coding sequence ATGGGACAAGATTATAGAAGAACACAAACAACAGTATCTTTAATAAACTATCATTTTGTTTTCTGTCCAAGGTACAGACGTAAAGTTCTAGTTGGAGAAGTTGAAATAAAATTTAAACAGCTTCTCAATGAGATTTGTAAAGACATTGAAATAGAAATTTTGGCAATAGAATGTGATAAAGACCACTGCCATCTTTTTGTCAATGCACTTCCTCATTTAAGTCCAGCAGACATAATGGCAAAAGTGAAAGGAGTGACTTCTCGATTATTAAGGCAGGAATTTAAACATCTGCGACATTTGCCAAGTCTTTGGACAAGAAGCTATTTTGTATCTACCGCAGGAAATGTATCAAGTGAAACTATAAAACGATATGTTGAAGAACAAAAAACAAGGGGGTGA
- a CDS encoding RNA-guided endonuclease InsQ/TnpB family protein: MQITVKFNIILTKEQVQLIESISKEYIHTVNSLVSSTLQSEERVKLSSKDVFANMPSAVKNQSIRDAKSICTKYKKAIKANSKLPTDKQKVINVATLKKPVCIWNNQNYSLKDGILSFPVIIDGKSQRIQTRTIMTDYQLKQLEGHLGALRITKKSNKYIAQISVEKVSHIVKGDVVMGVDLGLKVPAVAVTDSGKTFFFGNGRQNKYVKRKYKAKRKKLGKAKKLKVIKKLDDKEQRWMTDQDHKVSREIINFAVNNNVSDIRLEKLTNIRNTARTSRKNEKNLHTWSFYRLAQFIEYKALLKGIKVEYVDPKYTSQICPECKKLNKARDRKYKCSCGFKTHRDRVGAINIINAPVVDGKSLLA; this comes from the coding sequence ATGCAGATAACAGTAAAATTTAATATTATTTTGACAAAAGAACAAGTACAACTAATAGAATCTATATCAAAAGAATATATCCATACTGTTAATAGCCTTGTTTCATCTACGCTCCAATCAGAAGAAAGAGTAAAGCTATCATCTAAAGATGTTTTTGCAAATATGCCAAGTGCAGTGAAAAATCAATCTATTAGAGATGCCAAAAGTATCTGTACTAAGTACAAGAAAGCTATCAAGGCTAATTCCAAACTGCCTACTGATAAACAAAAAGTAATCAATGTAGCTACCCTTAAAAAACCTGTCTGTATATGGAATAATCAAAATTATTCACTTAAAGACGGTATTCTTAGTTTTCCCGTTATTATAGATGGGAAATCGCAGCGTATTCAAACTAGAACTATCATGACAGACTATCAGCTAAAACAACTAGAAGGTCATTTGGGAGCATTGCGTATAACTAAGAAAAGCAATAAATATATCGCTCAAATAAGTGTTGAAAAAGTATCTCATATAGTTAAAGGTGATGTTGTAATGGGTGTTGACTTAGGCCTAAAAGTTCCTGCTGTAGCTGTAACCGATTCAGGAAAAACGTTTTTTTTTGGAAACGGTAGGCAAAATAAATACGTCAAACGTAAATATAAAGCGAAACGTAAAAAACTTGGAAAAGCCAAGAAGCTTAAAGTCATTAAAAAGCTTGATGATAAAGAACAACGTTGGATGACAGACCAAGACCACAAAGTAAGTAGAGAAATAATTAATTTTGCAGTAAATAATAATGTTTCTGATATTCGGCTTGAAAAATTAACGAATATCAGAAACACGGCAAGAACAAGCCGTAAAAACGAAAAAAATCTACATACATGGTCATTCTATCGTCTAGCTCAATTCATAGAGTATAAGGCACTATTGAAGGGGATAAAGGTTGAATATGTTGATCCTAAATACACTTCTCAAATATGCCCTGAATGTAAGAAACTAAATAAAGCAAGAGATAGAAAATATAAATGCTCCTGTGGTTTTAAAACACATAGGGATAGAGTAGGTGCTATAAATATAATTAATGCACCTGTAGTAGATGGTAAAAGTCTACTAGCCTAG
- a CDS encoding carbohydrate ABC transporter permease codes for MRKIWQNDGFQRNFYAWVLLFPSLIFITLFTFYPITKTLHLSFFRLDLGTPQGIYMGLGNFRGMLEDEVFWKVLKNNIWFAAGTIPISMGMGMLMALALNKAMVGRSWLRTFFFYPTVIPMIAIANIWLFIYTPEYGLLNHILSWVGVGRVNWLGNPNIVMWAMIIMVIWKESGFFMIFYLAGLQNISRELYEAAEIDGASSITVFTKITFPLLMPTTLFIFIIALTNSFKLVDHLVIMTQGGPNNASNLLLYYIYETAFKFWDQGVASALTVIMLVIMVIIASIQFFGLDKKIYYS; via the coding sequence ATGAGAAAAATATGGCAAAACGATGGCTTTCAAAGGAACTTTTATGCTTGGGTACTACTTTTTCCATCTCTTATCTTCATCACCCTCTTTACCTTTTACCCTATTACTAAAACCCTGCATTTAAGCTTCTTTCGATTGGACTTAGGAACACCTCAGGGGATTTATATGGGATTAGGAAATTTTAGGGGGATGTTGGAGGATGAAGTGTTTTGGAAGGTACTGAAAAATAACATATGGTTTGCTGCTGGTACTATTCCCATTAGCATGGGAATGGGTATGTTGATGGCTTTAGCACTGAATAAAGCGATGGTCGGTCGCAGCTGGCTAAGAACCTTTTTCTTCTATCCTACTGTTATTCCTATGATTGCTATTGCAAATATATGGCTCTTTATTTATACACCTGAGTATGGATTATTGAACCATATTCTTTCTTGGGTAGGTGTGGGAAGAGTCAATTGGTTAGGAAATCCCAATATCGTTATGTGGGCTATGATCATCATGGTGATATGGAAGGAATCGGGTTTTTTTATGATTTTTTATCTAGCAGGATTGCAAAATATCTCCAGAGAACTATATGAAGCAGCTGAGATAGATGGGGCGTCTTCTATAACAGTATTTACAAAAATTACCTTTCCCCTATTGATGCCAACAACTTTATTTATTTTTATCATTGCCTTAACCAATTCCTTTAAGCTTGTAGATCATCTTGTGATTATGACACAAGGAGGACCCAATAATGCCAGCAATCTTTTGCTTTATTATATCTACGAAACAGCCTTTAAGTTTTGGGACCAAGGGGTGGCATCAGCGCTAACAGTAATTATGCTAGTAATTATGGTGATCATTGCTTCTATTCAATTCTTTGGGCTAGATAAAAAAATATATTACAGTTAG
- a CDS encoding sigma-54 interaction domain-containing protein, whose protein sequence is MYFGLITQESHCFSCGSVNDLPTPNYFLESRNRAFNKALDLASRAADSNSSILLLGESGVGKEVFANYIHHLSSRKDNAFVAVNCHAFSEYLLQSELYGHEKGAFTGAYEKRIGRIEEAHGGTLFLDEIGDTTLDVQLNLLRVLDNKKIARIGSNVLMDIDFRLICATNRDIKQRIEEKKFREDFYYRISTIVINIPSLRERKEDLRRLIDYFIFKYAVELKKDIFNIEVEALSALMNYNYPGNIRELKNIIERLVVLSRDGMISIKDISEEIYINPSSPLLLKDVRAAAEKKHIEKMLSLNDFNMTSTAEQLGISRRQLFNKINEYSIYKH, encoded by the coding sequence ATGTACTTCGGTTTAATCACTCAAGAATCCCACTGCTTTAGCTGTGGGAGTGTCAATGATTTGCCAACGCCAAACTATTTTCTTGAATCAAGAAATAGAGCATTTAATAAAGCCTTAGATTTAGCTTCCAGAGCAGCAGATAGCAATTCTTCTATTTTGCTTCTTGGAGAATCTGGGGTTGGTAAAGAAGTTTTTGCAAACTATATCCACCATCTTAGTTCAAGAAAAGATAATGCTTTTGTGGCAGTAAATTGTCATGCTTTTTCTGAATACTTACTGCAATCAGAACTATATGGACATGAAAAGGGTGCCTTTACTGGAGCTTATGAGAAAAGAATTGGAAGAATCGAAGAAGCCCACGGGGGAACGCTGTTTTTAGACGAAATTGGTGATACAACATTAGATGTACAATTAAACCTTTTAAGAGTATTAGACAATAAAAAGATTGCAAGAATTGGTTCTAATGTATTAATGGATATAGATTTTAGGTTAATTTGTGCTACCAATAGAGATATTAAGCAGCGTATTGAAGAGAAAAAGTTTCGAGAAGACTTTTATTATAGAATTAGTACTATTGTTATCAACATTCCTTCCTTAAGAGAGAGAAAAGAGGATCTTAGAAGATTGATAGATTACTTTATTTTTAAGTATGCTGTGGAGCTTAAAAAGGATATCTTCAATATAGAGGTTGAGGCCTTAAGTGCTTTGATGAATTACAATTATCCTGGAAATATTAGAGAATTAAAAAATATCATAGAACGTCTGGTAGTTCTTTCAAGAGATGGCATGATTAGTATAAAAGATATATCAGAGGAAATATATATTAATCCATCAAGTCCTCTGCTTCTTAAAGATGTTAGAGCAGCTGCCGAGAAGAAACACATAGAAAAGATGTTATCCCTCAATGATTTTAATATGACCAGTACAGCGGAACAACTAGGAATTAGCAGAAGACAGTTGTTTAATAAAATTAATGAATATAGCATTTATAAACATTAA
- a CDS encoding glycerol-3-phosphate responsive antiterminator has protein sequence MFQQEEVIASVHNDEILKTALNISSIKTIFLMQGDILTLKNSIKEIQLVDKKVFLHVDFIQGLATDSKGLQYVAEVLKPEGIISTRGQVIQHAKKHSLLTIQRLFIIDSNALLSGIKNVKSSKPDAIEAMPGLMPRIIKELKKSTDLPIVAGGLIKSRDEIKEAFISGAVAVSLSAFETWFVEKKVLKKKGE, from the coding sequence ATGTTTCAGCAGGAAGAAGTGATTGCATCTGTTCATAATGACGAGATTCTTAAAACAGCATTAAATATCTCTAGTATTAAAACAATTTTTTTGATGCAAGGAGATATCTTAACACTAAAGAATAGCATTAAAGAAATACAATTAGTAGATAAAAAGGTCTTTTTACACGTTGATTTTATACAGGGTTTAGCAACAGACAGTAAGGGATTACAGTATGTAGCAGAAGTACTAAAACCTGAAGGAATCATTAGTACCCGTGGACAAGTGATACAGCATGCTAAAAAACACAGTTTATTAACAATACAGCGTTTATTCATTATTGATAGCAATGCTTTATTATCAGGGATTAAAAATGTAAAGAGCAGTAAACCAGATGCAATAGAGGCAATGCCTGGACTTATGCCCAGAATTATAAAAGAATTAAAGAAGTCCACTGATTTACCGATTGTTGCTGGAGGATTAATAAAAAGCAGGGATGAAATAAAAGAAGCATTTATTTCTGGTGCAGTGGCGGTTTCTTTAAGTGCATTTGAAACATGGTTTGTTGAAAAGAAAGTCCTAAAAAAGAAAGGGGAATAA